The DNA sequence GCACGGGTGAGTTCCCGCCGTTTCGCTCTCGAGCGCTGCTGGTGGAGCCGGAGAAGATGCTGCCGGCTGTCGTGCGCGGCCTGACGGTGCGTCGGCTGGGCGTGATCGCACCGCTGCCCGAGCAGCTTGATGCCATGCAGGAGAAGTGGCGTCCGGTATGCGCCGATCTGGCGGTGGCGGCCGGATCGCCCTATGGCCCTAAGGAACGGGTCGTCGAGGCCGCGCTGTCCCTGCGAGGGCGGACGGTGGATCTCGTCGTGATGGATTGCATCGGCTATACGGAGGCGCATCGGGCCCTGGTGCGGGAGCAGGTCGACCGGCCGGTGATGCTGGCGTCGGCCGCGGCCGCACGCGTGGTGGGGGCGCTGCTTTGAGAAGCCTCCAAGAGACGCAAACGGGGAGGCTCTTTCCTCCCTCATGAGGGGCTTCGGCCAGCATGAAACGTTTCCAGTGCCATTCGCATCTTCGTGGTGAATGAGTCAACGCACTCTCAACCCTCTGGGTGGTGGATCAGGAGCCGGGGTCTTTGGAGGACTCCGGCTCCTGATTCGCGTGATGCCGCTTCCATCTGTTCGTCTCGGATAGGCTTCTGATCCGACATAAATCGGTTGGGTCGATGCAGATGTTACCCGAGATAGGATCGCATCTTCGGGCATAAACCGACAGGAAGTTGTGCCTCGCGTCGCTCCACGGCCGGATGCTCAATGACGGCCCTCATCCCCCAGGCCCCCTTCTCCCGGGTTCGAGAGAAGGGGGCTCAACGGTAGAACACCTATGTTGCTTTTAAGCCTCCGGCCTGCGAATGTGCCGGAAAGCTATCACCACCCAGGGCTGGATGATCAACTGCGTGGGATAAACGTAAGGCCGTCCCCGACGACGCTGCCGATATTCGCTTGTGAAGGCACTTGATCAACCAGAGAAAGCAACCTGACAAGAAGGGCATTCCGTGATATCATGGGGCTGCCTCCGGTAGGTGGGGTTGAGCACCACGAACCTACCGAGGTGGCCGCGCCCCGTCAAGTGGGCGCGGCTCGATTTATGACCAGGTCTCGATTCAGTGACCCTGCTCACAACAAGCGTTAAGGATCGAGCAAACCGAAGCACTTTGGCCGTCAGCCGATCAGACTGTATGATCCGAGATCGCCTCACGAGCCAGGTGGATGTTGGGGAGATAACACTGTGCCGAATATTCGCATTCAGGCCTTGGGCGCTTTCAGTATGTGGCGAGACAGTATCGCGGTTCCCGATGAAGCCTGGCCTACATCAAAGAGCAAGCAGCTCTTCAAAATCTTACTCACCGAGCGGGGTCATCTTGTTTCGGCAGACCGGCTCATTGAGTATCTCTGGCCCGATCTGCCGCTTAAAAAAGCCCGGAACAATCTATGGGTAACGGTAAGTCAAGCGCGGCGTGTGTTGCAGCCTGATTTGCCGCCACGGACTCGCTCTGCTTATATCATCAAGCGCGATGAAGGTTATCTGTTTGATCCCCACAGCGACCACTGGCTGGACGTGGACGCTTTCAGCGATTACCTTCAGACGGCACAACAGGCAGCAGACCCGACCATCCGTATTGAAGCCCTGGAAAAAGCGCGGCACCTTTACCAGGGCGATTTCCTTGAGGATGACCCCTACGCAGAATGGGCGCTGGCCCCCCGCGATCGGTTACGAGAACAGTATCTAAACCTGCTGGCCGATTTGGCCGAAACCTATGCGCAGCAAGAGCAATACCGCCAGGCTATTGGATTGTGTCGCCAAAGTCTCGCCCTCGAAAACAGCCGCGAATCCACCTATCGCCAATTGATGCTATACCTCTATTGCACTGGTGAACAACCCGCCGCCCTGCAACTGTACGATGAGGTATGCCAGGTAATGCGGGAGGAAATCGGTGTTGAACCGGCCCCGGAAACGAGCAACCTCTTTCACCAGATTCAACGGCGTCAGGTAGTCGGGGTGGACGAAAAGAAGGTCTACCCGCGCTCGGCATCGACGCACATCAGCACTCATTCGTTGAGGCAAACACCATTTGTAGGCCGCGCCCGGGAATACGGCCAATTGACCGCCATGGTCAACCAGGCCAACCAGGGCAACGGCTGTGTTGTCTTTGTCGGTGGTGAGCCGGGCATCGGTAAAAGCCGCCTGATGCGGGAGACGGCTATGTTCGCCGGCAAAGAGGGCTTTACCACGCTCTTTGTCCATAGTTACCAGGTAGAACAGGCCATGCTTTACCAACCCCTGGTAGACCTGGTCCGACATATCAACGAGACATGGCCGGAGCAAATTGCCGGCCTCCCCACCGTATGGCTCAGGGAAATCGCTGCACTGGTACCGGAAATTGCCGGCACCGCCACAGGTCAGGCCATTGTCCCCGCCAAAACAGACGAAAACCAGCAGGGACGGCTCTTTCAAGCCATCGTGCATTTGTTGTCGGCCATCGCCGGAGAAAATGGCCTTATGCTCAACGTGGATGACATCCACTGGGCCGATACAGCGACGCTCCAATTTCTCCACTATCTGGCCCGGCGTGTGTCTGGCGAACGGATATTGCTGGCCTGTACCTACCGCCACGAGGAAGTGACGGCCGATGAACACCTGGCCGCGCTCATTCATCATCTCCAACGCGAGCCGCACGTGACCTTCATCTCCTTAAACCGCCTGTCAAGCACAGACATTGATGAACTGCTGGGCGCTCTGGAAACCGTGCCCACTACCTGGAGTGAATGGCTCTATAGCGAAACAAGTGGCAACCCATTCTTTCTTGTTTCTATCCTTCAATTGTTGCAGGAACAGGGGGATTTGGGGAAAACCGCGCCGGCTGACATTCTCTCGACAGAGATCACCTTACCGGAGGCCATTCAGGAGTCGGTGCGGGGACGCTTGCGACAGGCAACGCAGTTGGAGCAACAGGTGCTGGGCTGGATGGCTGTTTTTGGTCGC is a window from the Chloroflexota bacterium genome containing:
- a CDS encoding AroM family protein, with the protein product MARPSVLGLLTIGQSPRDDVLPQVLPHLPSDVRIIQAGALDDLTDEEIAALAPGPGDYVLTSRLRDGRAVTMARERILPLMQARIEALEAQGANPIFILCTGEFPPFRSRALLVEPEKMLPAVVRGLTVRRLGVIAPLPEQLDAMQEKWRPVCADLAVAAGSPYGPKERVVEAALSLRGRTVDLVVMDCIGYTEAHRALVREQVDRPVMLASAAAARVVGALL
- a CDS encoding AAA family ATPase; the protein is MPNIRIQALGAFSMWRDSIAVPDEAWPTSKSKQLFKILLTERGHLVSADRLIEYLWPDLPLKKARNNLWVTVSQARRVLQPDLPPRTRSAYIIKRDEGYLFDPHSDHWLDVDAFSDYLQTAQQAADPTIRIEALEKARHLYQGDFLEDDPYAEWALAPRDRLREQYLNLLADLAETYAQQEQYRQAIGLCRQSLALENSRESTYRQLMLYLYCTGEQPAALQLYDEVCQVMREEIGVEPAPETSNLFHQIQRRQVVGVDEKKVYPRSASTHISTHSLRQTPFVGRAREYGQLTAMVNQANQGNGCVVFVGGEPGIGKSRLMRETAMFAGKEGFTTLFVHSYQVEQAMLYQPLVDLVRHINETWPEQIAGLPTVWLREIAALVPEIAGTATGQAIVPAKTDENQQGRLFQAIVHLLSAIAGENGLMLNVDDIHWADTATLQFLHYLARRVSGERILLACTYRHEEVTADEHLAALIHHLQREPHVTFISLNRLSSTDIDELLGALETVPTTWSEWLYSETSGNPFFLVSILQLLQEQGDLGKTAPADILSTEITLPEAIQESVRGRLRQATQLEQQVLGWMAVFGRNFSFATLQAITGQSQLDLLKVVESLLQRQLWQETADGYDFSHHKIREVVYHDLSGARRVVYHGQIAEMLAQSAEDRPALLAHHFERAGNTGQALAYWLRAGEKALDAYALQQAVRHYERALALAEGAADEMDAYEGLGRAFMLLDEVAQATTVLQQGIQLAEAQEDDSRYARLLFARAQLANRQHKVTTNYVRAALSAAERAGDLALVAQNLLLLTEIYEGQGVLDNALATITRAQTISDELGDVHLAARIRNEIGFVHTQRGEFAEAIDIVKQALEPLAQLEDRMSLAYSWNLLGRAYGGYGDYQQAIESFQRSRVEAGAVGDGYLIVQTPNMLGWLYRELCAFEQALQFDQEGVAVAQEWAKEPPEVSARLNVCLDVLHLGEPDRALGMLAQIQERIDAGVFGFHAWRWRLRILHARGLCLLAINQPAAVLSLVEEGLTLAESATVRKYVALYHGLTGLALARLERTADAISELETAVQLADAIHYQPLCWQGRAHLAALYIDVERPQDAKTSLTVAHQIIRHIADHLTDEILRNTFLNAVPVQAIIRQHDNLIS